The stretch of DNA GGACAAAGCAGCCATGCCGCAAGCTACCGACAACGGCCGAACGCAGCGACGCCCCCGAAGCGGTGCTCCGAGGGCGTCGCAGGCTCAGCGCATCGAGCCGAGCGGTACGGCGTCACGCGCGGCGTCACGCGCCATCAGTTGACGACGGTGAGCCGGCCCGTCTGCACGGACTCGCCCACCTGCAGCCGGTAGACGTACGTGCCCGTGGCCAAGCCCCGCGCGTCGAACGTCGCCGCGTGCGGCCCCGCCTCCTGCCGGCCCTCGGCCAGCAGCGCCACCTGGCGCCCGAGCACGTCGTAGACGGCGAGCCGGACCTCGGCG from Bacteroidota bacterium encodes:
- a CDS encoding T9SS type A sorting domain-containing protein, which encodes VTGSARPAGSATTWSLAEAQAWDAEDALGAAARTAELAAFPNPLRSETTIRYALAETAEVRLAVYDVLGRQVALLAEGRQEAGPHAATFDARGLATGTYVYRLQVGESVQTGRLTVVN